A genomic window from Yoonia rosea includes:
- a CDS encoding cytochrome P450: MNGTSAQAQSQVMQALRADPTSFLYSLSRSHPGKDLVLPNAFGGLRVIQNPATAQWVLSNKDKVFEKYVGFHKSALGRSRLTADGADWRYLRDISQERILAPSSSEIADVAGKEFAAAADSLLRAAPEGDPVLIDDAIDVAAMRVLCRLVFKIPPDMLSNTLAQNLRSIFRLTTMANWTPSALMPDSDTDIARSAQAGFQQLQSDFARLRENNSGFAEDNLLARILNADPERTDPLAEFATLLVAGYETTASAITWILFSLARAPSLQEAVRAELGQNDGESILLHRIIAEALRLFPPVPALGRIANREAIKGDLRVQRGQRIVVSLVGVNLGKVAQEKPFAFHPDRFAQDDTTRRALTSAMSFGHGQRVCPGANFAIKEIESAVIAFLQRLAFRIDATTIGQIEWGISMRRKNGTQLRLSSLT, encoded by the coding sequence ATGAACGGGACATCAGCGCAGGCGCAGTCACAAGTGATGCAGGCGCTTCGCGCTGACCCCACGTCGTTTCTTTACTCGCTTTCCCGCTCGCATCCCGGCAAAGACCTCGTCTTGCCGAATGCCTTTGGCGGGCTGCGTGTTATCCAGAACCCGGCGACCGCTCAGTGGGTGCTTTCGAACAAAGACAAGGTCTTTGAAAAATACGTTGGCTTTCACAAATCAGCCCTTGGGCGCAGTCGGTTAACAGCTGACGGCGCGGACTGGCGATATTTGCGTGACATAAGCCAAGAGCGCATCTTGGCCCCATCCTCGTCTGAGATTGCTGACGTTGCGGGCAAAGAGTTCGCGGCGGCGGCTGACTCGCTTTTGAGGGCAGCCCCCGAGGGCGATCCTGTGCTTATTGATGATGCCATAGATGTCGCGGCGATGCGCGTCCTGTGTCGGCTTGTTTTCAAGATACCGCCAGACATGCTCTCGAACACGTTGGCCCAAAACCTGCGGTCGATTTTCCGGCTCACGACGATGGCAAATTGGACCCCTAGCGCATTGATGCCGGATTCTGACACTGACATTGCGCGCTCTGCCCAAGCAGGCTTTCAGCAACTGCAATCGGACTTTGCGCGACTTCGGGAAAACAACTCGGGTTTTGCCGAAGACAACCTTTTGGCGCGGATACTGAATGCGGACCCAGAACGCACAGACCCATTGGCGGAGTTTGCAACCCTGCTTGTGGCTGGATATGAAACGACTGCCAGCGCGATTACGTGGATATTGTTTTCATTGGCAAGGGCACCAAGCCTGCAAGAGGCGGTGCGCGCCGAACTTGGTCAAAACGATGGGGAAAGCATATTACTGCACCGCATCATTGCCGAGGCCTTGCGATTATTTCCACCTGTTCCGGCGCTTGGCCGTATCGCAAATCGCGAGGCGATCAAGGGCGACCTACGCGTCCAGCGCGGTCAACGTATTGTCGTGTCTTTGGTCGGCGTGAATCTTGGCAAAGTCGCGCAGGAAAAACCGTTCGCCTTTCATCCCGACAGGTTTGCGCAAGATGATACGACAAGGCGGGCACTGACATCGGCCATGTCCTTTGGGCATGGGCAACGTGTTTGCCCGGGCGCCAATTTTGCAATCAAGGAAATTGAATCTGCTGTCATTGCATTCCTGCAGCGTCTTGCGTTTCGCATTGATGCTACGACAATAGGGCAAATCGAATGGGGGATCAGTATGCGTCGCAAGAATGGTACGCAACTCAGGCTCTCATCTCTGACATAG
- a CDS encoding siderophore-interacting protein, with amino-acid sequence MILHEAQSHGLKVCEDSDANLRIQTTLGEFGIADVKPGKIRLHVASQEPNQLYALRDSVLEHITHYAPDVVKAITWSDADKTGMIAPNFQFATVLSSARLCATFTRIRMRLSKPQLFSDQAIHFRFLFPQNNTNPPQWPTLAPNGSTKWPQGADALHRPVYTIRKLDEDIATVDIFHHDGGRTWEWSKTVNTGDQVALFGPGGSGVLDTNDVILAADETGFPAMARMIDALPDGHTARALLLTHTGQTDYPMPTPKGTTIAWATPATFQKQIEALLRDRAPAFLWIGSNATQIQKLRHSPTIMAMNTTSKRLAVFWTGSPRSK; translated from the coding sequence ATGATACTTCACGAAGCACAGTCGCATGGGCTGAAGGTGTGCGAAGATTCTGATGCGAATTTGCGCATTCAAACGACGTTGGGCGAATTTGGCATTGCGGATGTCAAGCCTGGGAAAATCCGGTTGCACGTCGCTTCGCAAGAGCCAAACCAGCTTTACGCGCTCCGCGACAGTGTTTTGGAACACATCACCCATTATGCCCCTGACGTCGTGAAAGCCATCACATGGTCGGATGCCGATAAAACCGGCATGATCGCACCAAACTTCCAATTCGCAACGGTGCTGTCATCGGCCCGTTTATGTGCCACGTTCACACGGATCAGGATGCGCCTGAGTAAGCCGCAGTTGTTCAGCGATCAGGCAATCCATTTTCGGTTTTTGTTCCCACAAAACAACACCAACCCACCCCAATGGCCAACGCTTGCGCCAAACGGATCGACGAAGTGGCCACAGGGTGCTGACGCATTGCATCGCCCGGTCTATACAATCCGCAAGTTGGACGAGGACATCGCAACCGTTGATATTTTCCACCACGATGGCGGGCGCACTTGGGAATGGTCGAAAACTGTCAATACCGGGGATCAGGTGGCCTTGTTCGGACCCGGTGGGAGTGGCGTTCTGGATACCAACGACGTCATACTCGCGGCGGATGAAACCGGCTTTCCTGCCATGGCGCGTATGATAGATGCCTTACCCGATGGCCACACCGCACGCGCGTTGCTGTTAACCCATACAGGCCAAACGGATTACCCAATGCCAACGCCTAAGGGGACTACCATTGCATGGGCCACACCAGCAACGTTCCAAAAGCAAATCGAAGCCTTGCTTCGGGACCGTGCCCCCGCCTTTTTATGGATCGGATCAAACGCAACTCAGATCCAGAAACTGCGTCACTCACCAACGATTATGGCGATGAACACCACCTCTAAACGGCTCGCCGTATTTTGGACCGGATCTCCCCGGTCAAAATAG
- a CDS encoding Lpg1974 family pore-forming outer membrane protein produces the protein MKPSLISTTSWFAILTTISSGAFAGGVADAITEPAIAAPAATCLGGPTLDLRAGILRSDNVLADDTASLDDNFSFEDANLSDKLGLGDAEGGFGAGQFTWDRCGSDIAVGAGFASTSMEETEAGVDFFGEVAISDDVDFQFVDVEYGRPIGDKVRGFLGLRVLNFESDSAFSTEGDLLVSEATFTGIGPRAGAEFNTSTGQAGSFGVFGGASAALLYGERTNEVGGSIIFEDPASNSESSNEAVLNFEAELGVAYNITDAAAVKLGMNYMQINDMDWASGTDFVADIDNDGALNEVEAGDRSFVGAFVGLEIAF, from the coding sequence ATGAAACCTTCACTTATCTCGACGACATCTTGGTTCGCGATACTCACAACAATCAGTTCTGGTGCTTTCGCGGGGGGGGTCGCTGACGCGATTACCGAGCCTGCTATCGCAGCGCCCGCGGCAACCTGCCTTGGCGGTCCGACACTCGATCTTCGCGCAGGCATACTGCGGTCAGACAACGTTTTGGCGGATGACACAGCGTCGCTTGATGATAACTTTTCTTTCGAAGATGCAAACTTGAGCGACAAACTCGGATTAGGTGACGCCGAAGGTGGTTTTGGTGCCGGTCAGTTCACATGGGATCGCTGCGGGAGTGACATTGCGGTCGGTGCAGGTTTTGCCAGCACGTCGATGGAAGAAACCGAAGCGGGAGTAGATTTCTTTGGTGAAGTCGCTATCTCAGATGATGTTGATTTCCAATTCGTTGACGTTGAATACGGTCGGCCAATTGGTGACAAAGTCCGCGGGTTCCTCGGTTTGCGGGTTTTGAACTTTGAATCAGATTCGGCCTTTTCTACCGAAGGAGATTTGCTTGTTTCGGAGGCCACTTTCACTGGGATCGGCCCACGCGCTGGCGCTGAATTCAATACGTCAACTGGCCAAGCTGGTTCATTTGGTGTCTTTGGTGGGGCCTCTGCCGCACTACTATACGGTGAAAGAACGAATGAAGTGGGAGGTTCCATTATTTTTGAGGACCCCGCCAGCAACTCTGAGTCGTCAAATGAAGCTGTTCTCAATTTCGAGGCGGAGTTGGGGGTTGCTTATAACATCACCGATGCGGCCGCTGTGAAGCTTGGCATGAACTATATGCAGATCAATGATATGGACTGGGCGTCAGGTACGGACTTTGTTGCCGATATCGATAATGATGGCGCATTAAATGAAGTCGAGGCCGGAGATCGATCGTTCGTAGGGGCCTTTGTTGGTCTAGAGATCGCGTTCTAG
- a CDS encoding TonB-dependent receptor, with amino-acid sequence MKFTALLAGVSSLALMTTNAAAQEGEPVFLGTITVDALRTGATEGSIPGTVQVIEGDDLARAVAQGGSLASVLANAVPGLAPANGTLGDAGQTLRGRSAQILVNGISRTSELRGFSRELALIDPSSIDRIEVVKGSTARFGNGATGGLINIVLKQPADDNVTTVDTQLSIQDGSDSLSNRVSIAHERRFDDLALRFTMSRSETGTRYDGAGDEISSDALVGQGSLDNTESYNLGVSGLWASGAHSVEFGVGAYSLEQDIDFFPDFDVNPVGVSDREYTGEPVTDEGVNAYVTYANDDTRFGELEISAKVSDIERRAAAAEVNGVNFLYYTDGAGTLVQDPDSQGELFTTTYELSTTFRTPMDGITSGSILTWGVDVGRDEVEQKMLDGTDLIAPMVQNSIAAFAQLDAPLTDDIEISAGLRAERFALSVSDFTRPDAAIYGYGLLLPAVDVIGGDFNYDAVVGNIGAVYHVTETSDVYAGFSQGFSVPDVGSFTRRAGSDIYVAGQTISFADIRPEAQIVNTYEVGYRYTTEMTQLDVAAYFSTSEEGAVLDDTTGTITQQAEEIWGAEVQAKSALNHNWDMGALLAYVEGRYDTDDDGDTDSWLPNSRIPSSFTATLFSDYAFQNGLNLNGEVVYASGREQGDLEVLEEMVTVNVGARYPLGDGALTVGVTNLFDRDQENATASSIRTNLLTGGAVRVADTGRTLSMGYSLSF; translated from the coding sequence ATGAAATTCACAGCTTTGCTGGCTGGGGTATCGTCCCTTGCCTTGATGACAACGAACGCGGCTGCCCAAGAGGGAGAGCCCGTTTTTTTAGGCACTATCACGGTGGACGCCTTGCGTACCGGTGCCACTGAGGGGTCGATCCCCGGCACAGTGCAAGTGATCGAAGGCGATGATCTAGCGCGTGCTGTTGCACAGGGTGGCAGCCTTGCAAGCGTTTTGGCAAATGCGGTGCCGGGGCTTGCCCCGGCCAACGGCACGCTTGGCGATGCGGGTCAAACCCTGCGCGGGCGCAGTGCGCAAATCTTGGTGAACGGCATTTCGCGCACATCGGAATTGCGTGGTTTTAGCCGCGAACTGGCGCTGATTGATCCGTCCTCAATCGACCGGATCGAAGTTGTCAAAGGATCCACCGCCCGCTTTGGGAACGGCGCAACCGGGGGTCTGATCAATATCGTGCTTAAACAACCAGCCGATGACAATGTCACAACAGTTGATACGCAGCTATCAATCCAAGACGGCAGCGATAGCCTGTCAAACAGGGTTTCAATCGCGCATGAACGGCGGTTCGATGATCTCGCGCTGCGGTTTACAATGTCGCGCAGTGAGACCGGAACCCGTTATGATGGCGCGGGCGATGAAATCTCGTCCGACGCATTGGTGGGGCAGGGCAGCCTTGATAACACCGAAAGCTACAACCTAGGTGTTTCAGGTCTTTGGGCATCTGGTGCGCATTCTGTCGAATTTGGTGTCGGTGCATATTCCTTGGAACAGGACATCGACTTTTTCCCAGACTTTGATGTCAATCCTGTTGGTGTTTCGGACAGGGAATACACCGGTGAACCGGTCACGGATGAAGGTGTCAACGCCTATGTGACCTATGCAAATGACGACACCCGATTTGGCGAATTAGAGATCAGCGCGAAAGTGTCCGATATTGAACGCCGCGCAGCGGCCGCTGAGGTCAATGGTGTCAACTTCCTGTATTATACAGACGGCGCAGGAACACTGGTCCAAGATCCTGATAGCCAAGGCGAATTGTTTACGACCACCTATGAGCTCTCGACCACGTTCCGGACACCCATGGACGGCATCACCTCTGGCAGCATATTGACATGGGGTGTCGACGTGGGCCGTGACGAAGTCGAACAGAAAATGCTCGACGGCACCGATTTGATTGCCCCGATGGTTCAAAACAGCATTGCCGCATTTGCACAACTTGATGCGCCTTTGACGGATGACATTGAAATCAGTGCAGGCTTGCGGGCGGAGCGGTTTGCACTTTCCGTGTCCGACTTTACACGCCCGGATGCTGCGATCTATGGATACGGTCTCCTGCTCCCGGCTGTTGACGTCATCGGCGGTGATTTCAACTACGATGCGGTGGTCGGCAATATCGGTGCTGTGTACCATGTCACTGAAACTTCAGACGTCTACGCAGGCTTTAGCCAAGGGTTCTCGGTCCCCGATGTTGGTAGTTTCACCCGCCGTGCCGGATCAGATATCTACGTCGCTGGCCAAACAATTTCTTTCGCAGACATCCGGCCCGAGGCGCAAATCGTCAATACCTATGAAGTGGGATATCGCTACACGACCGAAATGACCCAATTGGACGTGGCCGCTTACTTTTCTACATCTGAAGAAGGTGCGGTGCTTGATGACACAACCGGTACGATCACCCAACAAGCCGAGGAAATCTGGGGTGCTGAAGTTCAAGCGAAGTCGGCGCTGAACCATAATTGGGATATGGGCGCGTTATTGGCCTACGTCGAAGGGCGCTATGATACCGATGATGACGGCGATACGGATAGCTGGTTGCCCAACAGCCGGATCCCATCCAGCTTTACCGCCACATTGTTCAGCGATTACGCCTTTCAAAATGGGCTGAACCTCAACGGTGAGGTTGTCTATGCCTCGGGCCGCGAACAAGGCGATCTGGAGGTGCTCGAAGAGATGGTGACCGTCAATGTTGGCGCGCGTTATCCGCTGGGTGACGGTGCCTTAACGGTTGGTGTGACCAATCTGTTTGACCGCGATCAGGAAAACGCAACGGCCAGCAGTATCCGGACAAATTTGCTGACCGGTGGGGCGGTGCGTGTTGCAGACACTGGGCGAACGCTTTCCATGGGGTATTCGCTGAGTTTCTAG
- a CDS encoding MFS transporter — protein MLHFPNNRISLAIFGLYLAQAIPLYLVAAALPPILRANGIGLDVIGGMGLLLAPWVLKVFWAPLIDRLCHMPRFGHRGVVGMFMFVTLTGVLILSSLDPVTDAATFFPILMVMSISSATQDIASDGWTIEHLPPDEQPTGNAVQGSAVAFGVLVGGSGTLIINDLVGWSSALWIMAVVTLVAVTPFFRLPAQEGLRQLPPMAGRARFRQFFAIPGAFAILGFALLIRIPEGLVKALEQAFLVDQGFTLSEIGALSGISAAVVGIFGAFAGAYVISRIGLLRFFLLLIAARTLAFWLFYVAATAGIGTWPLVALSAGDTFLRYIEMVALFTVYMRFNSLQQAGTDFTILTCATLFTYMVGGMVAGTIAELHGYGPVFLIATILSAASGMIALLFLSPKVRAIAATP, from the coding sequence ATGCTGCACTTCCCCAATAATAGAATTTCGCTTGCAATATTTGGGCTTTATCTAGCGCAAGCTATTCCACTGTATCTTGTCGCTGCGGCGCTTCCGCCAATTTTGCGCGCAAACGGCATTGGGCTTGATGTGATCGGCGGTATGGGGCTGTTACTCGCGCCTTGGGTGCTCAAGGTATTCTGGGCTCCGCTCATAGATCGCTTGTGTCATATGCCGCGTTTCGGGCACCGCGGTGTTGTGGGCATGTTCATGTTTGTGACCCTCACAGGCGTCTTGATTTTGTCGTCTCTGGACCCGGTGACGGACGCGGCAACATTTTTCCCAATTTTGATGGTCATGTCCATTTCGTCGGCGACCCAAGATATCGCCTCAGATGGTTGGACAATTGAACATCTTCCGCCCGATGAGCAGCCGACAGGCAACGCCGTCCAAGGTAGCGCGGTGGCATTTGGTGTCTTGGTGGGCGGGTCCGGAACCTTGATCATCAACGATCTGGTAGGGTGGAGCAGCGCACTCTGGATCATGGCTGTCGTCACTTTGGTTGCCGTAACGCCCTTCTTCCGGTTGCCAGCACAAGAAGGTCTGCGGCAACTGCCGCCCATGGCCGGTCGTGCGCGGTTCCGTCAATTCTTTGCAATCCCCGGAGCATTCGCGATTTTGGGTTTCGCCCTGCTGATCCGCATACCTGAGGGGCTTGTGAAAGCGCTTGAGCAAGCGTTTTTGGTCGATCAAGGGTTTACATTGTCCGAGATCGGCGCGCTTTCAGGTATCTCGGCTGCGGTGGTGGGTATCTTTGGCGCATTTGCCGGGGCCTACGTCATCAGCCGGATCGGCTTGTTGCGCTTTTTCCTGCTACTGATCGCAGCACGCACACTGGCATTTTGGCTGTTCTATGTTGCCGCAACCGCAGGCATTGGCACATGGCCCTTGGTGGCGCTGTCTGCGGGTGACACGTTCCTGCGCTACATTGAAATGGTGGCGCTGTTTACGGTCTACATGCGTTTCAATTCGTTACAGCAGGCTGGGACTGACTTCACCATTCTCACCTGTGCGACGCTATTCACCTACATGGTCGGCGGTATGGTCGCAGGGACAATTGCTGAACTGCACGGTTACGGCCCGGTCTTCCTGATCGCAACAATCCTATCGGCCGCATCTGGAATGATAGCTTTGCTTTTCCTCTCACCAAAGGTGCGCGCCATCGCGGCGACACCTTGA